A genomic window from Fusarium oxysporum Fo47 chromosome X, complete sequence includes:
- a CDS encoding peptidase S8/S53 domain-containing protein, with the protein ITIAVLDTGLHRHESDVTFRYSKKIDEERCRDFVADETGQTQGTFDDTHGHGTHVVKLLLRFAPRARIIVLKVSENSSLEKTRLLQIKNALEYAGTVADIITMSFGLGDAAMPTLRPVIKKIKTAQKLIFAAASNSGGNGKRAYPANEAGVFAIHATKGDGSTPENLNPPRLHGPDNFATLGWKIPSSWNGDDVFISGTSFATPVAAAMAANLMEIICRTPTESNGRGSRRVGGYGDMRRLLLKMQHEVGNYQYLRPWAQGMFDGNKDFCEMRDELQSLLIGGESPNK; encoded by the exons ATCACGATCGCCGTACTCGACACGGGGCTCCATCGACACGAAAGTGATGTTACGTTTAGATACTCAAAGAAAATCGACGAAGAGCGTTGCCGAGACTTTGTGGCAGATGAAACAGGTCAAACCCAAGGAACATTCGACGATACGCATGGCCATGGAACACACGTAGTCAAACTGTTACTTCGTTTTGCGCCGCGAGCTCGGATTATAGTACTGAAGGTGTCGGAGAATTCTTCTTTAGAGAAGACAAGATTGCTGCAGATTAAAAAC GCGCTCGAGTATGCCGGGACCGTCGCCGATATCATAACCATGTCATTTGGCCTAGGAGATGCAGCAATGCCAACTTTACGACCGGTTATCAAGAAAATTAAAACCGCGCAAAAACTCATCTTTGCAGCGGCGTCGAATTCTGGTGGTAATGGCAAGCGCGCTTATCCAGCTAACGAAGCTGGCGTTTTTGCCATACATGCCACCAAGGGAGACGGCTCTACCCCAGAGAACTTGAATCCTCCACGCCTTCATGGGCCCGACAATTTCGCAACCCTTGGCTGGAAGATCCCGTCATCCTGGAACGGGGATGATGTATTCATCAGCGGCACCTCATTTGCAACGCCCGTGGCTGCCGCGATGGCGGCCAATTTGATGGAGATCATCTGTCGCACCCCAACAGAAAGCAACGGGAGAGGTTCCCGTCGGGTGGGTGGATACGGCGATATGCGTCGCTTGCTGTTAAAGATGCAACATGAGGTTGGAAACTATCAATACCTGCGTCCTTGGGCACAGGGAATGTTTGACGGGAATAAAGACTTCTGTGAGATGCGAGACGAACTTCAATCTCTACTTATTGGAGGAGAATCACCCAACAAGTAA
- a CDS encoding uncharacterized protein (expressed protein): MASSQEKPPTYHVVPHFNIAAKGGSIQLGTVVNDLLMLEPLNRFSVIPPGRLCYPPVSHGGFTESRSRLREGSGGIWAKALVAQGVGLSTTANAAAGTEHASTVTCDEVVTTYFDPDRNYIWNALTDPNISDYFAATDYKEDVFLVTGLKVARNLRYNAASQAHRELGVSAEAKEQTDTIGAGVQAQAAGNEDHSVSFTADDIVVGFRVKRYAFERTSWNPLRSKVLTNEDYLEGAEMYTHKETKSEDDESKYEEVPIPEEQGARKDPASRQRGYRALGRSHNLTRFIHSL; encoded by the coding sequence ATGGCCTCATCACAGGAAAAGCCACCGACTTATCATGTCGTCCCGCACTTCAATATTGCCGCCAAAGGTGGCTCTATCCAGCTCGGCACTGTTGTTAACGACCTCCTCATGCTTGAGCCACTCAATCGATTCAGTGTCATCCCGCCCGGAAGACTATGCTACCCACCAGTTTCCCACGGTGGCTTCACTGAGTCTCGATCTCGACTCCGTGAGGGCTCTGGAGGTATTTGGGCCAAAGCTCTCGTCGCCCAAGGCGTTGGCCTGAGCACCACGGCTAATGCCGCTGCTGGCACCGAGCACGCTTCTACGGTGACTTGCGACGAGGTTGTTACCACGTATTTTGACCCAGACCGCAACTACATCTGGAATGCACTCACGGATCCCAATATCAGCGACTACTTCGCAGCTACAGATTACAAAGAAGATGTCTTTCTCGTCACTGGCCTCAAAGTAGCCCGGAACCTCCGCTATAACGCGGCAAGTCAAGCGCATCGCGAGCTTGGCGTCAGCGCTGAAGCAAAAGAGCAGACAGATACAATTGGAGCCGGAGTtcaggctcaggctgctGGTAATGAAGATCATTCGGTGTCGTTTACAGCCGATGATATCGTCGTTGGATTCAGAGTAAAGCGATACGCCTTCGAGCGTACATCATGGAATCCGCTGAGAAGCAAGGTGCTGACTAACGAGGACTACCTCGAAGGCGCTGAGATGTATACACATAAGGAGACGAAGAGTGAGGACGATGAGTCAAAGTACGAGGAAGTTCCCATTCCGGAAGAACAAGGCGCCAGAAAAGACCCCGCATCACGTCAAAGAGGATATCGAGCTTTGGGTCGATCCCACAATTTAACGAGATTCATTCATTCCCTGTAA
- a CDS encoding pyridoxal phosphate-dependent transferase produces the protein MKLSKRGQATADNKGGSLLWEVTANQWDATTNPCGYVSLGMAENVLMKDELLKHIADNISLQPQTLTYGDGTTGSKRLKLALATFLNKHLKPHQEIDLNHISITNGCSAAIEHIAWAVGDQGDGFLITRPFFRAFIPTFGLRVDTEVVQVPCHGIDPFCVDIVERYEARLQEVKASGKNVAGILLCNPHNPLGRCYSKDTLVKLMRFCQKYQLHLISDEVYALSTWENDESQAPPFTSCLSIDPTGIIDPSLITVVWGVSKDFGSNGLRLGCIISQNNPSLHSALVPGALYSMSSSLADHAFANVFEDDAWVDNYLAKNKTKLEERYKLVTTWAKEHGIRYEKGSNAGFFLWANLGEAYCRKHPEQDPLHAEEQVMELLLERKVFIAPGASFGAETNGWFRLVFSVDKISLLQGLARIVDVLK, from the coding sequence ATGAAGCTCTCCAAACGTGGCCAAGCGACGGCCGATAACAAGGGTGGTTCTCTTCTATGGGAAGTAACGGCAAACCAATGGGATGCTACAACTAACCCTTGCGGCTATGTAAGCTTGGGCATGGCAGAGAATGTCCTTATGAAAGATGAGCTGTTGAAGCACATCGCCGACAACATCTCCCTTCAACCGCAGACTTTGACCTATGGCGACGGTACAACTGGTTCAAAACGGTTGAAGCTTGCCCTCGCAACCTTCCTCAATAAGCACTTGAAGCCCCATCAGGAAATCGACTTAAATCacatctccatcaccaacggcTGTAGTGCAGCTATCGAACATATCGCCTGGGCGGTTGGAGATCAGGGGGATGGTTTCCTCATCACCAGGCCTTTTTTCCGCGCCTTTATTCCAACCTTTGGCCTTCGCGTTGATACAGAGGTCGTCCAGGTGCCATGTCACGGTATTGACCCCTTTTGCGTCGATATCGTCGAAAGATACGAGGCCAGATTACAAGAAGTCAAAGCCAGTGGGAAAAACGTCGCTGGTATTCTTCTCTGCAACCCTCATAACCCCCTCGGACGCTGCTATTCCAAGGACACACTCGTTAAACTCATGCGGTTTTGTCAAAAGTATCAACTTCACTTGATTAGCGACGAAGTCTATGCCTTATCAACATGGGAGAACGATGAATCACAAGCTCCGCCTTTCACCTCTTGTCTATCCATAGACCCTACAGGTATTATTGACCCGTCTCTTATAACCGTGGTATGGGGTGTCTCAAAAGATTTTGGGTCCAACGGCCTTCGTCTCGGATGCATTATCTCCCAGAACAACCCTTCGTTACACAGTGCACTTGTCCCAGGGGCCCTTTATAGCATGAGCTCTTCTCTCGCTGATCACGCCTTTGCCAATGTATTCGAAGACGATGCTTGGGTTGATAATTACctggccaagaacaagacaaaACTTGAAGAGCGTTACAAGTTGGTGACGACGTGGGCAAAAGAGCACGGTATCCGTTATGAAAAGGGGTCAAatgcaggcttcttcttgtggGCTAATCTCGGAGAGGCCTACTGTCGAAAGCACCCTGAACAGGATCCTCTGCACGCTGAAGAGCAGGTCATGGAGCTACTGCTAGAGCGAAAAGTCTTCATAGCTCCGGGGGCTAGTTTTGGAGCCGAAACCAATGGCTGGTTCAGGCTTGTGTTTTCAGTTGACAAAATATCTCTCTTACAAGGACTTGCTAGAATTGTTGATGTTTTGAAGTAG
- a CDS encoding Oxidoreductase, molybdopterin-binding domain-containing protein, with product MPSPLLADHDTSPVPTDRDERHALIDINPCGFYIRHPPKPHLLHDAITPDNLLFQTIHMGAAVIDASKWTLIVDGLVESPFSISLDQLKRLPQKSVTSFHECYGSPIKPPVEAVWRVGNVIWTGVPLAFLISLASPLPEASFVWSDGLDYGTFAGITTDRYQKDLPLDKAQSLGVLIAYQMNGQALTKERGGPVRLVVPGWFGTNSTKWLCRLTLENRRAEGPYTTTFYNELDPADPKGIAKRPVWNVEVNSIIVRPEPEAVIVGAKVVIEGWAWCFEEVKNVGISFDNGETWIVAQVEGRIDFSWQKWKTELTLASGSYSVIARAESMSGQTQPLSGRRNHVHAVSFSVSGSPSEL from the coding sequence ATGCCCTCGCCGCTGCTGGCAGATCACGACACATCTCCTGTTCCGACAGACAGAGACGAACGCCATGCCCTTATCGATATAAACCCCTGTGGATTTTATATACGACATCCTCCAAAGCCCCATTTACTACATGATGCCATTACTCCGGATAATCTACTCTTCCAGACTATTCACATGGGAGCGGCAGTTATAGACGCTTCCAAATGGACCCTTATTGTTGATGGACTGGTAGAAAGTCCCTTCTCCATTTCGCTGGATCAGCTTAAGCGCCTACCCCAAAAGTCTGTCACCTCATTCCACGAGTGCTACGGCAGCCCAATCAAGCCTCCAGTAGAAGCAGTATGGCGGGTAGGCAATGTCATCTGGACTGGCGTCCCTCTTGCGTTCCTCATATCGCTTGCTTCACCTCTCCCCGAGGCCAGTTTTGTGTGGTCTGATGGACTTGATTATGGGACATTTGCGGGCATCACGACAGATCGTTACCAGAAAGACCTACCATTAGATAAAGCCCAGAGCCTAGGAGTCTTAATAGCTTATCAAATGAATGGACAAGCCTTGACGAAAGAACGAGGAGGCCCAGTCAGACTCGTTGTGCCGGGGTGGTTTGGGACCAACTCTACTAAATGGCTTTGTCGATTGACGCTGGAGAACAGGAGGGCTGAAGGGCCATATACCACCACCTTCTACAATGAACTCGATCCCGCAGACCCCAAAGGAATTGCAAAACGGCCAGTCTGGAATGTTGAAGTCAACTCGATCATTGTGCGTCCTGAACCCGAAGCTGTGATAGTAGGTGCAAAGGTGGTGATAGAAGGTTGGGCTTGGTGTTTTGAAGAGGTGAAAAATGTTGGCATTTCCTTTGATAACGGAGAAACCTGGATTGTAGCCCAAGTTGAGGGCCGAATCGACTTTAGCTGGCAGAAATGGAAGACTGAGCTGACTCTTGCATCCGGCTCGTACTCGGTCATAGCCCGGGCGGAGTCAATGTCAGGTCAGACGCAACCGCTCTCCGGGAGGAGGAACCACGTCCATGCCGTTAGCTTTTCTGTATCTGGCTCACCATCTGAGCTTTGA